Proteins from one Vibrio pomeroyi genomic window:
- a CDS encoding sel1 repeat family protein codes for MSTMGIAIGATALSLILVAVWLISLSLRKQRLEQERKARAVAYRKAIEKARIQEQKERHFKAETGHVPSILYLAKEAERNNIKEALYWYDKAAHLDNVNGMYGIVRLSMKRKEDLILREKANFWQLAISAMDNDLVAKFEMGKALVSGRGTDKNIPKGYTYIEESAMGGNTEAMLFMGEWCLDKENPDYSAESSFEWYHKAAEKNNLDGKIKLGMSYLNGVGVEPNHGEAVYWFETAAEKNSAEAMFRAGEAWIDHGEHGNAIAYIWLFLSAHFGYSEAKHLRDKVGGELGVDAVVGLQALTKPIMTKLTQEAITKHSIIKALNKLYKRNIPIPKKVKEASDEEGEALKVDASHLDTQTSSAQDTNVDYSQQPNTEQAPTERQATPNSDPLDFSQSAVESNWNRNQ; via the coding sequence ATGAGTACAATGGGAATCGCAATTGGTGCGACGGCTCTTTCGTTAATACTTGTGGCCGTGTGGCTGATTTCTTTATCGCTAAGAAAACAGCGCTTGGAACAAGAACGCAAAGCTCGTGCGGTCGCTTACCGAAAAGCGATTGAAAAAGCACGCATCCAAGAGCAAAAAGAGCGTCATTTCAAAGCTGAAACCGGACATGTTCCGTCGATTCTATATTTAGCGAAAGAGGCCGAACGTAACAATATTAAGGAAGCTTTGTATTGGTACGATAAGGCCGCACATCTAGATAATGTCAACGGTATGTATGGCATTGTGCGTTTGAGTATGAAGCGCAAAGAAGACCTGATTTTAAGAGAAAAAGCCAATTTCTGGCAGCTTGCGATATCAGCGATGGATAACGATCTGGTGGCTAAATTTGAGATGGGTAAAGCACTCGTTTCTGGGCGCGGAACCGATAAGAACATCCCCAAGGGTTACACCTATATCGAAGAGTCGGCAATGGGCGGTAATACCGAAGCCATGCTGTTTATGGGCGAGTGGTGTCTAGACAAAGAAAACCCAGACTACTCAGCTGAAAGCTCGTTCGAGTGGTACCACAAGGCCGCTGAAAAAAATAACCTAGACGGTAAGATCAAACTGGGTATGAGCTATTTGAATGGTGTTGGTGTTGAACCGAATCACGGCGAAGCGGTGTACTGGTTTGAAACTGCAGCGGAAAAGAACAGCGCAGAAGCCATGTTTAGAGCTGGCGAAGCGTGGATTGACCATGGTGAACACGGCAACGCGATTGCTTATATCTGGCTATTCTTGTCGGCTCATTTTGGTTACTCAGAAGCGAAGCATTTGAGGGATAAAGTCGGTGGTGAACTGGGTGTCGATGCCGTCGTGGGCTTACAAGCTCTGACTAAGCCGATAATGACCAAGCTGACTCAAGAAGCGATCACTAAGCATTCAATCATTAAAGCGCTCAATAAGCTATACAAGCGTAATATACCGATCCCTAAGAAAGTGAAAGAAGCGTCTGATGAAGAAGGTGAGGCATTGAAAGTAGATGCGAGCCATCTAGATACTCAAACTTCGAGTGCTCAAGATACGAATGTCGATTACAGCCAGCAACCTAACACTGAACAAGCGCCAACTGAGAGACAAGCAACCCCAAATAGTGACCCTCTAGACTTCAGTCAGTCTGCGGTTGAGTCTAACTGGAACAGAAACCAGTAA
- a CDS encoding response regulator gives MPELHQTLPVYVVDDDESMRDSLVFLLEEHDFTVSAYEDGPSFLDSVDLTKPGCVVLDSRMPEMRGQQVHELMVKAQSPLSVIYLTGHGDVPMAVEALQAGAVNFFQKPVKGGELAEAIKQGLEASEKHLHMNVYRQAYASLTEREIDILKQIIDGKRNQKIADELCIAMRTVEVHRASLMKKFSAKTVAELAYIYGQLT, from the coding sequence ATGCCTGAACTTCATCAAACGTTGCCGGTTTATGTGGTTGATGACGATGAGTCGATGCGTGACTCGCTGGTGTTCTTATTGGAAGAGCATGATTTCACTGTGTCCGCCTATGAAGATGGCCCTAGCTTTTTAGACTCTGTGGATCTCACAAAGCCGGGCTGTGTAGTGCTAGACAGCAGAATGCCAGAGATGAGAGGGCAACAAGTTCATGAGTTGATGGTGAAAGCACAGAGCCCGCTGTCGGTTATCTATCTGACAGGGCATGGGGATGTGCCAATGGCGGTAGAAGCCCTGCAAGCAGGTGCGGTGAACTTCTTCCAAAAGCCAGTAAAAGGTGGGGAATTGGCCGAGGCAATCAAGCAAGGGTTAGAAGCCTCTGAAAAGCACCTTCACATGAATGTGTATCGCCAAGCTTATGCGTCGCTGACCGAACGAGAAATCGACATCCTTAAGCAGATCATTGATGGTAAGCGTAACCAGAAAATAGCCGATGAATTGTGCATCGCGATGAGAACAGTTGAAGTACACCGAGCAAGCTTGATGAAGAAATTCTCAGCGAAGACGGTTGCGGAACTGGCTTACATATACGGGCAATTGACTTAA